A region of Toxorhynchites rutilus septentrionalis strain SRP chromosome 1, ASM2978413v1, whole genome shotgun sequence DNA encodes the following proteins:
- the LOC129779174 gene encoding 39S ribosomal protein L1, mitochondrial — MFALRNAVVSRFAIPSALASSARLLQTAAVDLAARKGTREKARKNKVKKVVEKVGFIRHDVRKKGRLNLVRVNKHIDDSWKQDPVDDCWVGKYYKWRVYSIEEAIQCHRETHHPTMYNLPNAPLHAHIELNMQAEKITRFVDNFQRMVAIPHSFEHGENRNVIVFAKGQEILKEATDAGAALVGGIELIKEIQNGDLQLSEYPFVLAHPNILPDLVVIRGLLKKNKFPNPKQGTLGTNLAEMIEKYSNGIQYYAQKDEYQKDYGSITTCIGTLEMDSKHLEDNLVALLNDIDSMRPKRAGKFITRVLLKSPPSGESLKIDPFLYVSTECKFSKSKSKDTEEDVDEVEHERNAVVVSN, encoded by the exons ATGTTCGCTCTCAGGAACGCAGTGGTCAGTCGGTTTGCCATTCCATCCGCGCTGGCCTCAAGCGCTCGTCTGTTGCAAACAGCTGCTGTTGATTTGGCCGCTCGGAAGGGAACCCGCGAAAAGGCACGTAAAAATAAAGTCAAGAAGGTGGTGGAAAAAGTTGGCTTCATTCGGCATGATGTGAGGAAGAAAGGAAG GCTTAATCTGGTGCGGGTGAACAAACATATTGACGACAGCTGGAAACAGGATCCGGTCGATGACTGCTGGGTCGGAAAGTACTACAAATGGAGAGTTTATTCGATTGAAGAGGCTATCCAATGCCATCGGGAAACGCATCACCCCACCATGTACAATCTGCCGAATGCGCCCCTTCACGCCCACATTGAGTTGAACATGCAAGCAGAGAAGATTACACGATTTGTGGACAACTTCCAGCGGATGGTTGCAATTCCTCACAGTTTCGAACACGGAGAAAATCGTAACGTTATTGTATTTGCCAAAGGCCAAGAAATTTTGAAAGAAGCAACCGATGCCGGAGCCGCATTAGTGGGAGGTATAGAATTAATCAAGGAAATCCAGAATGGTGATCTTCAGCTTTCGGAGTATCCATTTGTTCTCGCTCATCCCAACATTCTGCCTGATCTGGTTGTAATTCGTGGCCTgctgaagaaaaataaatttcccaACCCAAAGCAAGGAACACTGGGTACGAATCTGGCAGAAATGATTGAAAAGTATTCGAATGGCATCCAATATTACGCACAGAAAGACGAATATCAGAAGGATTAtggctcgataaccacctgtatAGGAACACTTGAGATGGATAGTAAGCATCTAGAGGACAACTTAGTTGCTCTGTTGAATGATATCGATTCAATGAGGCCAAAACGGGCGGGCAAATTTATCACACGCGTACTGCTGAAAAGTCCTCCCTCTGGAGAGTCGTTGAAAATTGATCCATTTTTGTATGTGTCGACCGAATGCAAATTTTCAAAGAGTAAAAGTAAAGATACCGAAGAAGATGTCGATGAGGTGGAACACGAGAGAAATGCGGTTGTGGTGAGCAATTGA
- the LOC129776878 gene encoding adenylyltransferase and sulfurtransferase MOCS3: MESETCIAELENDIRALRKQLIQKVQQLKTLKKHFQKNCINKLNNNEIARYSRQIILSGIGVQGQLKLKRASVLVVGAGGLGCPSSLYLAGAGIGRIGILDYDEVELTNLHRQLLHTESSIGLAKVESAEAFLEQLNSQIEIVTHHTQLSSDNALRILELYDIIVDATDNVATRYLLNDACILLNKPLVSGSALQLEGQLTVYNYNGGPCYRCLFPNPPPPETVTNCGDGGVLGAITGVIGALQALETIKIILGNEGVLSGRLLLFDGQQSTFRNLKLRSKKADCAVCSEGASLTKLIDYEQFCNMKATDKDSHLSLLEPHERITVQEYKELADKGVPRMLIDVRGANQFEICQLPASVNIPIDDILKNRRTDEILEHVSRMTTSASMPVFIVCRRGNDSQLAVRHLSPLFQKSGMSLPRDIVGGLHAWTRGIDPDFPIY, from the exons atggagagTGAAACATGCATTGCAGAGCTGGAGAATGATATCCGAGCATTGCGAAAGCAGTTGATACAGAAGGTCCAACAGTTGAAGaccttgaaaaaacattttcagAAA AACTGTATCAATAAGTTGAACAACAATGAAATTGCTCGCTACAGTCGACAGATCATTCTGTCGGGAATCGGCGTTCAGGGACAATTGAAGCTGAAACGGGCATCCGTTCTTGTGGTTGGCGCGGGCGGATTGGGATGTCCATCTTCGTTGTATCTGGCTGGAGCTGGAATTGGCCGCATTGGAATATTGGACTATGATGAAGTTGAACTGACCAATCTTCACAGGCAGTTGCTCCACACGGAATCATCTATCGGTTTGGCCAAGGTTGAATCCGCGGAAGCCTTTTTGGAACAGCTGAATTCTCAAATCGAAATAGTTACGCATCATACGCAGCTATCGAGTGACAATGCACTCAGAATCCTGGAACTGTACGATATAATTGTTGATGCCACTGATAATGTGGCTACGAGATATCTGCTGAATGATGCTTGCATTTTACTGAACAAGCCGTTGGTTTCTGGAAGTGCTTTGCAGTTAGAAGGTCAGTTAACTGTGTACAATTACAACGGAGGGCCATGCTATCGTTGCCTTTTCCCAAACCCTCCGCCACCCGAAACAGTTACGAATTGTGGTGATGGTGGAGTGCTTGGTGCTATTACTGGTGTGATTGGTGCCCTGCAAGCGttggaaacaattaaaataattcttgGTAACGAAGGCGTACTTTCTGGTCGTCTGTTGTTATTTGATGGCCAGCAAAGTACTTTTCGGAATTTGAAACTTCGTTCGAAGAAAGCAGATTGTGCAGTTTGCTCCGAAGGTGCCTCTTTGACTAAATTGATTGATTACGAACAGTTCTGCAATATGAAGGCAACTGATAAGGATTCACATCTGAGTCTGTTGGAACCACACGAGCGGATCACCGTACAGGAGTATAAAGAGCTGGCAGACAAAGGCGTTCCCCGTATGCTCATCGATGTCCGCGGTGCAAACCAATTTGAAATTTGCCAGTTACCAGCTTCGGTCAATATTCCCATCGATGACATCCTAAAAAATCGTCGAACGGACGAAATATTGGAGCATGTTTCCCGGATGACAACATCTGCGAGCATGCCAGTGTTTATAGTTTGTCGCCGCGGAAACGATTCGCAGCTTGCCGTACGACATTTGTCGCCCCTTTTTCAGAAGAGTGGAATGAGTCTACCGCGGGACATTGTGGGTGGTTTACACGCGTGGACTCGTGGTATTGACCCCGATTTTCCCATCTattga
- the LOC129762897 gene encoding histone deacetylase 11: protein MCFRMQCLRSDAGCELKDKPSPSENEEISHCNKLPIVYRFEYGVKFCGLQRLHPFDASKGENIYKLLKAGNLIKTEEDVHKPLEISSETLMDVHTKRYIESLKWSVNVAKIAEIPPLIFVPNYFVQRNYLRPMRYQTAGSILAAKCALVSPSGTGWAINLGGGFHHCSADEGEGFCPYADITLTVKMLLSSGKGIERILIVDLDAHQGNGYARDLKEDSSVFIMDMYNYRIYPKDHEAKLAIRRPVELKPHTEDKEYLQKLKSNLFRSFDEFRPDFVVYNAGTDVLKGDPLGMLDITPEGVVERDAIVFKAARERNVPLVMLLSGGYLRSSARVIANSIFNLHEKGLLPMPT, encoded by the exons ATGTGTTTCAGAATGCAATGTTTGCGCTCTGATGCCGGCTGTGAGCTGAAGGATAAGCCCTCACCAAGTGAAAACGAGGAAATTTCACACTGTAACAAGCTTCCGATTGTGTACCGTTTCGAGTATGGTGTTAAATTTTGTGGTCTTCAGAGATTGCACCCATTCGATGCATCCAAGGGGGAAAACATTTATAAATTGCTGAAAGCAGGCAATTTGATTAAAACCGAGGAAGATGTCCACAAGCCGCTAGAGATTAGCAGTGAAACATTGATGGATGTGCACACCAAGCGGTATATCGAAAGTTTAAAG TGGAGCGTAAACGTGGCGAAGATAGCGGAAATTCCTCCGTTGATATTCGTGCCAAACTACTTCGTACAGCGGAACTATCTGCGACCGATGCGCTACCAAACAGCCGGATCGATTCTAGCCGCCAAATGTGCCCTCGTGTCGCCATCGGGGACGGGTTGGGCTATAAATTTAGGTGGAGGCTTCCATCATTGCAGTGCCGACGAGGGCGAAGGATTTTGTCCCTACGCGGATATTACGTTGACCGTCAAAATGCTACTGTCCAGTGGGAAGGGAATTGAACGGATTTTGATCGTAGATTTGGACGCCCATCAGGGGAATGGATACGCCAGGGATCTCAAGGAGGACAGCAGTGTGTTTATTATGGACATGTACAACTATCGGATTTATCCGAAAGATCATGAGGCCAAGCTTGCGATTAGAAGACCAGTGGAACTGAAACCGCATACCGAGGATAAGGAATATTTACAGAAACTGAAAAGCAATCTTTTTCGGTCATTCGACGAGTTCAGGCCCGATTTCGTTGTGTACAACGCTGGAACGGATGTGCTAAAGGGAGATCCATTGGGAATGCTAGACATCACACCGGAAGGTGTAGTAGAGCGCGATGCGATTGTATTCAAAGCGGCACGAGAGAGAAATGTTCCCCTGGTGATGCTTCTCAGCGGTGGATATTTGCGGAGTTCCGCTCGGGTGATCGCAAACTCGATATTCAATTTACACGAGAAAGGTCTTTTGCCGATGCCCACTTAA
- the LOC129775617 gene encoding RIB43A-like with coiled-coils protein 2 produces MLNSLFIKHEDLKEAAAIERRRQYEEARKQRIFNARRRVIGVDTAALAHQIGEKNRIQQEEHERRRKFIDEQQRQSQAIERKCQEQTLFRHQLHNEINHFRVLHQRPEQSRDFDLFDPNGLKKSLPARVGDNDPRLSVSGAQKFDGEDLTEKERKQMQMQQQRSWLEQQIREKRRAEMDRIAGERFLEEALEARERRVLELAAEERNSRCKILEATNQFNKHLMQQQEHERQQKKREDEEDNMAEIYNHLTSDILTENPDVAKSSLGSNRIVPYSYKGMSPEEVQQIRSAQLQQQDEMRRRQQEERKNNKAWDKLANDFDRTVLVKDREINQRRRQLAECIRHENVHLSDEAQRKLNYLDRVVYQNSPTMEYFEQFNTTTR; encoded by the exons ATGTTGAATTCACTTTTTATCAAACACGAAGACTTGAAAGAAGCCGCCGCCATTGAGCGCCGCCGACAGTATGAGGAAGCTCGGAAGCAGAGAATTTTCAATGCGAGACGACGGGTCATCGGG GTCGATACCGCTGCCCTCGCTCACCAGAttggtgaaaaaaatagaattcaaCAGGAGGAACATGAAAGAAGGCGGAAATTTATCGACGAACAGCAGCGTCAGAGCCAAGCAATCGAACGTAAATGCCAAGAGCAGACACTTTTTCGCCATCAGCTGCACAACGAAATCAACCACTTTCGGGTGTTACATCAACGACCGGAGCAATCTCGAGATTTCGATTTGTTCGATCCGAACGGGTTGAAAAAATCACTTCCCGCGCGTGTTGGCGACAACGACCCACGATTGAGCGTTTCGGGGGCGCAAAAGTTCGACGGGGAAGATTTGACGGAGAAGGAGAGAAagcaaatgcaaatgcagcagCAGCGATCCTGGCTGGAGCAGCAGATACGTGAAAAACGACGGGCTGAAATGGATCGCATTGCTGGCGAGAGGTTCCTTGAAGAGGCCCTGGAAGCTAGGGAAAGACGCGTGCTTGAATTGGCAGCAGAGGAACGCAATTCCCGCTGCAAGATTCTGGAGGCGACGAATCAATTCAACAAACATTTGATGCAGCAGCAGGAACACGAGCGGCAACAAAAGAAACGGGAAGATGAGGAGGATAATATGGCGGAAATTTACAACCACTTGACCAGTGACATTTTAACGGAAAATCCGGATGTAGCAAAGAGTAGCCTCGGGTCGAATCGAATCGTTCCCTATAGTTATAAGGGAATGAGCCCGGAAGAGGTACAGCAAATTAGGAGCGCCCAACTACAACAGCAAGATGAAATGAGACGACGCCAGCAGGAAGAGAGGAAAAATAACAAAGCGTGGGACAAACTGGCGAATGACTTTGATCGGACGGTTCTGGTTAAGGATCGGGAAATCAATCAACGTCGGAGACAATTGGCTGAATGTATTCGACATGAAAACGTCCACCTTTCGGATGAGGCGCAGCGTAAGCTTAACTACTTGGATCGAGTTGTGTACCAAAATTCTCCCACTATGGAATACTTCGAGCAGTTTAATACGACAAccagataa